The Streptomyces sp. NBC_00510 genomic interval CCACCACCTTCGTGCCCAACGTCTACGACTTCGGCCACATGCAGCGCGAGGCCGCCGGCACCGCCACCAAGTCGGCCCTGGCCCAGGAGGTCATCTACGGCAACAACTTCGGCAAGCGCAGCCTCGACCGGACCTACCTCGCCGCCGCGCTCGGCACCGGCAACGTCACCATCGAGACGCTCAGCCACGTGAAGGCGGTCCGCCGCGACCCCGACGGCACCTACGTGCTCACGGTCGCGCAGACCGACCTCACCGGCACCGTCGTCGCCACCCGCGAGGTCGGCTGCGGCGCCCTGTTCCTCGCCGCGGGCAGCCTCGGCACCACCGAACTGCTGCTGCGCGCCAGGGAGACGGGCGCCCTGCCCGACCTCAGCCCCGCCGTCGGCAAGGGCTGGGCGGGCAACGGCAACATCATGCTCGGCCGCGCCAACCACCTGTGGAACCCCACCGGCGCCCACCAGTCGACCATCCCCGTGATGGGCATCAACGACTGGAACAACGCCGCCAACCCGGTGTTCGCCGAGATCGCCCCGCTCCCCATCGGCCTGGAGACGTGGATCAGCCTCTACCTCGCGATCACCAAGAACCCCGAGCGGGGCACCTTCGTCTACGACCCTGCCACCGACGCGGCCGTGCTGAACTGGACCCGCTCCCAGAACCAGCCCTCGGTCGCCGCAGCGAAGACCCTCTTCGACCGCGTCAACCGGGCCAACGCCACCATCTACCGCTACGACCTGTTCGGCGGTAACCGGGTGTTCGCCGACGACTTCTGCTACCACCCGCTCGGCGGCTGCGTCCTCGGCAGCGCCACCGACGCCTACGGCCGCGCGAACGGCTACGACGGCCTGTACGTCGTCGACGGCTCGCTCGTCCCGGGCTCCATCGGGGTCAACCCGTTCGTCACCATCACCGCCCTGGCCGAGCGCACCATGGCCAGGGTCCTGGCCCAGGACGGGATCACCTAGGAACGCCGGTGGCCGCCGTACGCCCGAGGCGCACGGCGGCCACCGGCGATGTGGGTGAGGGCCCGTCAGCGCGGGCTCACCTGCCGTAGATCGCGGCGATCTCGTCCGCGAAGTCCCGCAGTACCACGTTGCGCTTCAGCTTCAGCGAGGGCGTCACGTGACCGGACTCCTCGGTGAACTGCGTGGCCAGGACGCGGAACTTCTTGACCGCCTCCGCCTTGGACACCGCGGCGTTGCCGTCGTCGATCGCCGACTGCACCTCGGCCAGCAGCTCCGCGTCCTCGCGCAGCTCCGCGACGGTGCGGCCGGACTTGCCGTGCTGCTCGGCCCAGCGGGGCAGGAACTCCTCGTCCAGGGTGACCAGCGCGCCGATGAAGGGCTTGCCGTCGCCGACCACCATGCACTCGGCGACCAGCGCGTGGGCGCGGATGCGGTCCTCGATCACGGCCGGGGCGACGTTCTTGCCGCCCGCGGTGACGATGATCTCCTTCTTGCGGCCGGTGA includes:
- a CDS encoding GMC oxidoreductase, coding for MTANLTRRQILGLAALQTASVMGLTRIGLSPAAAAAGEPAGYAPAVVVGSGYGGAVAALRLAEAGVSTLVLEMGRAWDTPASDGKVFCNTASPDRRSMWFRTRTAAPLATFLWLDVVNKDITPYPGVLDRVDHPGMSVYVGRGVGGGSLVNGGMAVTPDRGYFREVLPQVDADAMYGTWFPLANRMLGVNTIAPDWFEGTEWYQFTRVSRAQAARAGLATTFVPNVYDFGHMQREAAGTATKSALAQEVIYGNNFGKRSLDRTYLAAALGTGNVTIETLSHVKAVRRDPDGTYVLTVAQTDLTGTVVATREVGCGALFLAAGSLGTTELLLRARETGALPDLSPAVGKGWAGNGNIMLGRANHLWNPTGAHQSTIPVMGINDWNNAANPVFAEIAPLPIGLETWISLYLAITKNPERGTFVYDPATDAAVLNWTRSQNQPSVAAAKTLFDRVNRANATIYRYDLFGGNRVFADDFCYHPLGGCVLGSATDAYGRANGYDGLYVVDGSLVPGSIGVNPFVTITALAERTMARVLAQDGIT